The DNA segment TTGCCTTGAGGAGAGTTATGCGTCGGAATCATTCTCGTTCTATCCCCCGCCTATTTGCGGCGTTTTCTCATTCTATTCGCAAGGGTTATCGGCGTTCGTTTCTCAGAAGCCTGACGGCGCTAGTTCTATTATTCAGTTTTCTTATGGTTCCATCGCCGCAGCTCGCCCGTGATCTCGCCGTCTCTGTCTCGGCAGGTATCAGCACCGTCGCGGCCAAGACCATGAACCTTTATGCGCAGCTGTTCTCATCCTTTTTCACGGCTAATGCAGCCGTGGCGCACCCGGAGACCCTCGCCGACCGCCTCGCCTACGTCAGCCAGTTGCAGATCAATCCCCGCAAGTTCGTCGGCTACGTCGGCCAGCAGGTCGCTTTCCGCGCGTTGCCGCTCAACGCTAGCGGCGAAACGATTCAAGGCGTGCGCTTCGACTGGGAATCTTCCGACACCGACAAGGTGCAGATTGATGATGCCGGTTACGCCCACCTCTTGCACCCCGGGCTCGTGCGCCTGACCTGCCATGCCGGCAACGTCTCGGCTAGCGCCCCGCTGTTGGTGCGACCCGGCAGCCGTCCGCGGCAAACCGATCTGGAGTGGCGTCTCGACCAGAACGCCCTGAGACCCGACGGGACGGACACGATTGGCCAAAGCAATTCGAGCGGCGAAGGTGTCGTCGCGGCGCTGCTTGATCATCTCGCGCCGACGGCAGAGGCACAGGTTATGGGCGGCGGCGGCAGTAGCGGCGATCTCATCCACGATGAACTGTGGAGTGACGTGCGCAATCTCGTCGGCCACCCACGCAACCGCGCTGCCGAAAGCACACGCATTGGCACGGTGCTGCCGGAAGGCTCCAACTTCAATTTCGCGGCACCAATCATTAGCCTCGGCGGGCGCGGCATCGGTGCGAATCTGGCGCTCTATTACAACAGCCGCGTCTGGTCACGGCGCGGCAACAGCGTCGCCTTTGATGCCATCGGCGGCTGGCCAGCGCCGGGTTTCTCGCTCGGCTTCGGGCGTATCGTAACGTATGAAATCTCAGCCGGTCTCAACCCCACCTGCAAATACATGCTGATAGACCCGGACGGCACGCGCCATTACCTCGGCAGCGGCTCGTGGGCCGGCAGTGGCTATGCGCTGGGCGGGCCCTTCGAGACCAACGACGGCAGCCACATCGTCTATACCGGCAATGGCAGCCACGGTGGCGACCTGCATTACCCGGATGGCACGACCGCATCCTTCACGATGGTCAACAACTGCCTGCTGCCGACCTCGATCAGCGACACCAACGGCAACTATGTGCAGATCGCCTACAAGCCCGAATGCTTTCAGGTGGGGACGGAAGAGTACTGTGACGTGTTTGCGCCGATGGCGATTGATTATATTACCGACACGATGGGGCGGGTGATCCAGTTCAACTACGACAGCAACTACCGCCTGACTTCGATCACCGCGCCGGGATTCGGCGGCAGCGCCCAGCAGCCGGTGACGCAGACCGTCGTGCAGTTCGATTACCAGACCGTGACCACCGGCGGCACGTTCAGCGGCTTGACGGTCGAGCACGGCACCGGCGGCAGCATCACGACGCTGAAGCATATCTACTTCCCGGCGACCGGCACTGGCTACATTCCGAGCTATTCAATCTATGGCCAGATCATCAGTATCTCAGGGCGGCGGCAGATGAGCATCGGCTGGCCGAACACGATTCAGGACGGCGTCGAGAGCAATAACGTGTCGTTCAACTACCCGACCTCAGGGCCGCTAACGGACGCGCCGGCCTTCACGCTGCGCACCGAGACGGCGGTGAGCGCGCCGACCTCGACCTACTGGTACAGCCGCTGGGAAGGCCAGGGCTACACGGTCTTCATCGTCCTGCAGCCCGACGGCACCTACTATACGATGGGGCGCTACGACCCGGCGACCGCCGGCTATGGCGGGCTGTTGTATTACGTGCAGCCGCAGCGCACAAACGGCACGCCGATGCACTCGACCTTTTACAGCTACGCCAACGATGGGGGCGGCGAGCCGCAGGTAGTTTATGTAAACGACAGCGACGAGACCGGCGCCGGCACGCTCGTCGGCTTCGCCTATGACCAGTACGGCAACGTCACGAACAAGTACGACTATGGCTATCAGGTGAACGGTCAATGGCTGGTGCGCCGACGCACCCGCAATATCTACAAGACGGACAGCAGCTACGTGAATGCCTACATGCGCGGCCTGGTGATTGAAAACGATATTTACGACTCAATGGTTAATGACAGTGTGCCGGTGGCGAAGACCACCTATACGTATGACGATTATCAGGCGATGGGCGGCATGGAGGATTACCGCGATCCGGACACCGGACAACTGCCGCCGAATCCACCCGGCCATCTGAGCTGGTATAACACGGCTCTTACAGTGCGCGGCAATGTCACCGGCATGACACAGTGGTATGACATCGCCAACAATCTCTCCTACACGCACCTGCGCAAGATCGACGTGTATGGCAACATCGTCAAAGAACAACTGTCGTGCTGTAACGAGCAGACACAAATGGCCAGCCAGACTTATAACTGGGCCGTTGCCGAGCAGGTGACGAAAGGCAGCACTAGCGGAGCCCAGTTAACTTACAGCAAGCAGTATGACTTCAACACCATGGCAGTAAAATCTGCTACAGACCCGAACCAGCAGACGACGGTGAACGCCTATGACGGGGTGTTGCGCGCGACCTCGGTGAGCGCACCGGGCGGCAAGATTGCTTCAGCCGGCTACAACGACAGCGGGCTTTCAGTAACCAGCACGGTTACGTATGACGACGGCGGGACGCAGAAGACGATTACCACGACGACCGACTACGACGGCTGGGGACGGGTGATCCACGAGACCAACATTCACGGCGGACAGGTGAACACCACCTACGACAATATGGGGCGGGTAGCGAGCGTCAGCAACCCGTTCGCCATCGGCGGGTCACCTTCGTACTGGACGAATTACAGCTACGACGCGCTCGGGCGGCAGACGACTGTTACATCGCCTGACAATCAGATGGTGCAAAATACCTTCAGTGGCAACAGCGTCATGGTCATAGACCAGGTGAACCGCAAAATCCAGCGCATCAGCGACGGGCTTGGCCGGCTGGTAACGATCAATGAACAGGACGCGGCGGGCAACGTGACGCAGGCGACCAACTATACTTATGACATCCTCAACAACCTGACGCAGGTCAATCAAGGTAATCAACTGCGCAGTTACAAGTATGACGCCCTGTCAAGGCTGACGGCTGAAAAGATCCCCGAACAGGGCGATCCGACGCAGGCCAACCAGTGGACGACCACTTACACATATACAGATTTTGATCAGGTGGCGACGAGGACGGATGCGCGCGGCGTGGTGACCTCTTATGCCTATGACACACTCAATCGCTTGACACAGATGAGTTATAACACGGTCAGCGGGGTGATGACCGCGCCGACCGTGACCTACAACTACGACAGCTACAATGGGACGACGGCCAATGGCAAGTTGGTCCGCGTGGCGGTCGGCACGGATTATGAAGAACGTTACACCTTCGACAGCAAGTTTCGTATCGCCAGCACAGTCCGGACTATTGGTACGCGCAGCTATACGAGCGGTTATAGCTATAATGGGGCGGACCAGATGACCCAAGCGACCTATCCATCACTGCGCCAACTGGGCTTCAGTTATGATAATGTCGGGCGCTTGAGCAGTATGAGTTATATGAACAATGTAACTTATGACATTGCCGGGCATGTTAACGGGGACACACTCGGCAACGGCGTGACCGAGCAATTCGGCTACGATCCGGCCACCATGCAGATGACCTCGCAGAATGCCGGCACCGTTTCGCCTTTCACCAACCGTGTGAATCTGAGCTACATATACAATGCGACCACCGGCGGCCAATTTGGCGTGAGCACCTCAACAGGCAATGCGGATCAGATGGTGAGCGCGTCAGGAACGATCAACGGCACTACGGAGAGCGCCAGCTACACTTATGACAATTACGGCAGATTAGTGACCAGCAATCAGACGAGCAACGGGCAGACGGCGCAGCGGCGCTTTGCCTACGACCGCTGGAACAACCGCACAGGAGTCTGGGATGCGGTGAGCGGCGGTACGCAGATTCAAAGCGTCAGCGTGCAAACGGCGAGCTTTCCAGGAACCGGCAGCGCTCCCACAAACCGTGTCAGCGCCGTCAACGGCACGAGCTATTTGTATGATCCCAGCGGCAATGTCACCTACGATGGGGCACACAACTATATGTATGACAGCGAGAACCGGCTGGTGAGTGTGGATGGCGGCGCGACGGCGAGCTACGCCTACGACCATCAGAACCGGCGGTACAAGAAGGTGGCGGGCGGCAGCGTGACGCATTACGTGTGGCAAGGCGGGCAGGTACTGGCCGAGCACAATGGCAGCACGGGGGCGGTGCTGGTGGATTACATCTATAATGGCAGCCAGATGATTGCAAAGGTGGTGAGCGGCGCAACAAGCTATTTTCTAAGTGACCGCTTGAGCGCGCGGCTGACCCTGGATGCGAGCGGCAATGTTGTTGGCCGGCAGGGGCATCTGCCGTTTGGCGAGGACTTCGCCGAAAGTGGGAGCCAATCAAAAATACATTTGACGACCTATGAGAGGGATGGAGAGAAGGGGACCGACTATGCGACGAATAGGCACTACAGCTTCGCTGACAGTAAGTTTATGACTCCCGACCCCTATAGGGGAAGCGGCCAAACCAGCTCGCCGCAAAGTTGGAATAGGTACGCCTATGTTTTGAATGATCCGATTAACAGCACGGACCCCACTGGCTTAACTCGCTGCGCGATTGGCCTGCACAACAACGGCGACGTAATACAGGGCTTCTACCGGAACGAGTCATTGGGTAGGGTCACAGGGCCAGTCACGACTAGCGAGTTTTACGGATATCTCCTCGAGGTCGTTTTTACTTGGCAGGAAACTCCTGTTTCAGGACAAGGAGTGATTCTGGTCTATTATCAGGTTCAGTTTCATTTCGAAAAAAACCTAACGTACTTCCACAAACGTAAGGGAGGTAAACGCGAATTTGATGATCAGACGGGGGACATTCCCAATTATGGAGTTTTCTTGCAAGCAGTCTTAATTCCTGGGGTCGGAGAAGCCGTAGCCCTTCTTTACTTGCCATCGGTCGTAGCCCGCAAGTACCCCGATAATCCCCGGTTCAGGCTCGGCTATGATGCGTTCCACCCTGTAAGTTTTGAACGCTTCAAGTATACTTTTACAGGATATGACGAACTTCACAGAGAGCGATGTCGTGCGTCAATTGACCTGGTTTTTAACTACGGCATCGTTTCTCCGGATGGGTCCTGGGATTATCGTACCACGGGGCTGCCATAGCAATGAAGACTACGTCAGGCCAATCCGTACGAGTTTACGTTGTGCTGCTCACGATTTCGTTAGGAGGGCTATCTATGCCAGGCCGCACTCCCCAGTCGCAAACCGATAGTGCAATGAAGAAATTATGGTCATTGAATGAGAAAGAGAGGGGGGAGGGGATGGATGAGCTTCTGCGACTGGGACCCGGTAGCATCGAGAAGCTGACATCCCTGCTCGCGGAGTTAATACATGACCAGCGCCCGAGATTTTCGCCAGGCAAGGAGCAGGAAGGACAGCGGGCGCTGGATGAGTACCTTCGCTCGGTGCGCACGTTTTATAAGGAAGGCACCGATTATGCCGACACTAAACCCGCAAAAGACCGCCTGAATGCCCTTACAATCAACTCCAGATTGATGACCGATGTCATCCATCTTCTGGCGAAATTAAAGGCGGAACAGGCGGTCCCTCTCTTGATGGAGATGGTGAATAGGCACTGGGAAATCACTCACTCGGGCTTTATTTTCCAGACTCCGGAAACAATCGCATTAGAGCAGATTGGAGCAGCATCCGTACCGCAGCTAGTTAAGAACCTTGACGAAGACACAATTCGCAGTTTTGGATTTGAGCCACTGGTTTACGGCTGGCGCGTTGTGGTAGAGGATGAGGACGAGGATGAGCCTGATCCTGATGATGAACTCGACCGTCAAACTCATATCGGCAATGTTAGGCTCCGGGTAGCAGCGATTTTGGGCGACATTGGTGACACTCGGGCACTGCCTTACCTCGAAAGGTTACTGTCGGAAACCAGGTCCCATCCCGAGTCTCCTATGTTTGGAATCGCAGGCTCCCTGTCCGGCACAATTGAGTTTGCTATTGCCAGGATAAAAAAGACGGGGCCATGGAGTGCTGAAAAAAATGCGATAACTCCAGGAACCATCAGGCCCGTGCCAAAACCTTGATTGGGTACTTCTGCCATCGCCGCGTCCTACCGTCGTGGGCCTAATTCGGTAGAAGAAGTTCTCTTTGAAGTAAGCCAAATCTTCCTCAGCAACCTCCTCCAATAAGACAACAGATCGGCTCTGATTACCTGCGCGAGCTCATTGAGCATGATCCGCGTTGTACGCTCAAGCAACTTTGCGACTGGGCATACAGGGAGCGCGGCTTTACGCTAAGCCTGACGGAGATGTGCCGGCTGGTGAAGAGCTATGGTCTGAAGCGTAGGCGTAGCCACCAACTGTCTGTGAGCCGAAATCAATCAAAAGTGCTGACACTGCCATTTGCCGCGTTTTTTCCCTTGACTGCTTTTTATGCTGTGGTACTATGAGGCCGCCGTAGCATAAGGGTCTGGCAACGGCGCTTCTTTCATAGGAAATATTCGGTTCTTCTATCCACTCTTATGGGTGAGATAGACGTGTATTCAAAAAGGTCGAAAGGCCCGATCATTCGGGTGCAAGGGACGACCTCGTGCGTTCGAGTAACGAAACGACGGTTCGTGATTCCATCTGACGCCCCATCCTCACAGGTTTGACATTCCAAATTAAGAGAGAAAGTTTTACTTGCCATAAGTAAAATACGGCGGTCTTGCGCCCATCTCTTTTGTCCTGAATGGAGAGTTGATCTATGTTACTGCGTCTGTCCTCCAGGGGGCTGATTTTCATCATCTTGAGCAGCCTGACCTATTGCGCCTTATCGCTTCGCATGCAGAGCTTTGCCGTGACGGATAATTCCTTGTCACTCAATGGCTCGGGTGCCTACATGAGTGTGCCTAACAGCAGCAGCCTTAACATTACGGGCAACATTACCGTAGAGGCATGGGTTAAGACAAACTCCACCTCCCAGCAAGGCATCGTCGAGCGTTACAAAACCGGCGCGGGCAATGATGGCGGGTACATTATCAGGCTGTCCGGGGGCTATCTTCAATTCTTCACTCTCATTCACGGAAGTTCCTTTGACTATATCCAGAGTAGTGTCACGATCAGCACAGGGTCCTGGCACCACGTGGCGGGCATCTTCGACGGCACCCAGATGCGAGTCTATGTTGATGGGGTTCAGCGTGGCTCAAAATCTTCAACCTTTGCTCCTGGTACTGGTACTAACAGCCTGAAGATCGGCGCGCGCGGCGATGATGGCAGCAACACCTTCAGCGGTCTAATCGATGAAGTCAGGATTACGGCCGGTGTAGTCTATACCTCCGACTTCACCCCGCAACGCAATCTCGCTGCCCTCACGGAAACCAGGGGCTTATGGAAATTCGACGGACAGACGACCGCGGACTCGTCCGGGAATAACAACAATGGCTCCCTGGTCAACAGCCCGACCTACTCCACCGATGTTCCCAACCTACACCCGACTGTATCGCTAACCAGCCCGGCCAATAACGCGACATTTTTTGCGCCGGCTAACATCACGCTGACGGCAAACGCCAGCGATAGCGATGGGACGATCAGCAAAGTCGAGTTCTTCCAGGGGAGCACGAAGCTAGGTGAGGATACCTCCAGTCCCTACAGCATCGTTTGGAGCAATGCGCCGACAGGAACTTATACTCTGACAGCCATAGCCACAGATGATGCGGGCTCGACAACCACTTCCGATGCGGTGAGTATCAATGTGCTTGTAGCCGCCGGGACCATTGCCGGTACGGTGACCGCCGCCGGCGGGTCAACGGCAATCGCCTCTGCAACGATCAAGATTATTCAAGGCGCTTCTGTGATCGCCACCACGACGAGCAATAGCGCCGGCAACTACTCGGTCACCAACCTCGATGCCGGCACCTATAGTGTGGAAGCTTCAGCGGCGGGATATGAAACCAGCACGCAAGCGAATATCTCGGTGACTCTGGGGGCGACTTCGACAGTCAACTTCAGCATGGCAGTCCCCATCACTTACGTGTATGACGATCTCGGCAGGCTGGTTTCCGTCATCGATCAGAGCGGCAACGCCGCGACCTACAATTACGACGCGGTCGGCAACCTGCTGTCGATCTCGCGCCAGGCCGCCGCGCAGATTTCGCTCATCCGCTTTACGCCGGGCGCCGGGCCGGTCGGAACCGCAGTCACCATTTACGGAACGGGGTTCAGCGCGACGGCCAGTCAGAACACGGTGACCTTCAACGGCACCACGGCCACCGTGACTGCATCGAGCCCGTCATTGATTGTCACGGCGGTGCCGGCGGGAGCGACCACCGGCACGATAACCGTGACTTCACCGGCAGGGACGATCACCAGCAGCACCGCGTTCACCGTCACGTCTGCCTCGCCGGGCGCGCCGACCATCACCAGTTTCACGCCGACCATCGGGACGCCCGGCACCGCGGTAAGCATCTCCGGTACGAACTTCGACGCGACGCCCGCAAACAACCGCTCGACGTTCAACGTCGTCAACTCGACGATCAGCGCGGCGACGACGACGAGTCTGACGACCAGTGTGCCGCAAGCTGGATCGGGGCACATCTCAGTTTCAACTGCCTATGGCAAAGCGGTGAGCGGTGCGGACTTTTACATCCCGCCGTCGCCCTACACAGCGGCCAATGTTGAGTTCACGGGCCGCATGTCGGTTGGTACCAGCGGCACCGCCACGATCAATACAGCTAACAAGATCGGCCTGATGCTGTTCGACGGCACGATCAACCAGCACGTCAGCCTCTACGTGAGCAGCGGCATTACCAGCAGCCTTTTTATTTACAGCCCTGACGGAACCCTGCTGGCTTCTGCTGACAACGCCGGGGGCGGCTACGTGCTAGACCCCGTGACTCTACCGGCGACCGGGACCTATACGATCTTGATCAATGCTGGCGGGCGGACAGGAAGTCTGACTTTGGCGCTTTATGACGCCCCGGATGTGACCGGGACAATCACGCCCGGCGGGGCCTCGGTCACCAAGGCTACGACGGTCCCGGGTCAGAATATCCGGCTGACGTTCAGCGGCACTGCCGGTCATAAAGTCAGCCTGCAAATATCGAGCATTACATTCGCCCAGGTCGGTGGCGTGTCGATCATCAACCCGAACGGCATCGTGTTGTTTTCGACTTCGTTGCCGCCGAGCTCGCAGTTTGTTGACGCGCAGACATTGCCGGTGACCGGGACTTACACGATTCTGCTTGATCCTTATCAGGCCAACACCGGCAGCGCCACTTGCACGCTCTACGATGCCACGGACGTGACCGGCTCTATTTCTGTCGGCGGCTCCTCGGTCAATGTGACAATCGCGGTGCCGGGGCAAAGCGCCAGATACAGCTTCAGCGGCACGACGGGGCAGAAAGTCAGTCTGCTGATCAGTAACCGCATGATCAACACCAATACGGTGGCATCGGTTTTGAAGCCGGATGGCACGGCGCTGGCAACTATGACGGTCTCCTCCAGCGTCGCCTTCCTTGACACGATGACGCTGCCGGTCAACGGCACGTACACCGCCGTCGTCGACCCGCTGGGCACAGGCACAGGCACCCTCACACTGGCGCTTTACGACGCTTCCGACATTACCGGGACAATCACGCCGGGCGGGTCAGCGGTGACCGTCTCCGCCGGCAACCCCGGACAGAACGCCCGCCTCACCTTCAGCGGCACTGCCGCACAGCGGCTGAGCCTCAACATCAGCAGCGTGACGATTGGCAGCACGACCTCTGTAAGCCTGCTGAAGCCGGACGGCACGACGCTCACCTCCGTTACTGCCAACAGCAGCGCCGGAGGATGGATCGATGCTACCAGCCTGCCGGTGACCGGCACCTACACGATTCTCGTTGACCCCTTTGACCTCTATACGGGGAACATGACCTTGACGCTGTATGACGTGCCGGCTGATGTGAGCGGGACGATAACGGTCGGAGGCTCATCGGTGTCGGTCACGGCCACGACGCCGGGGCAGAATGCGCAGCTCACGTTCAGCGGCACGTCGGGCCAGCAGGTCACGGTCTCGCTGACGAGCAACACGCTTGGGAATCTGCCGGTCACCCTGTTCAAGCCTGACGGCACCATACTGACTTCAACGTCGTCAGGCAGCAGCAGCTTCAGCCTGGCAACCCAGACATTGCCGACGACGGGGACCTACACCATCCTCATCGATCCCAGGAATGCCAATACCGGCAGCGTCAGCGTCACGGTAACCAGCCCTTGAAGTGGGGGTGCGTACAGAAATCGCTTACACGCGAAGGGGTTTGTCCAACAAGAGCAGATAAGGAATTGAAGAGGCTGAAATGAGAAAGCGGTTCAACATTAGCGTCGTTGCGAGTCTGTGCATCAGTTTGATGGCCAGCCTGTGGCCGGCTTCTGCTGCTGAAATCAAACCGAGAAGTAACCTCGGAAGCCACCCTTCCACGATCAAAGAAGCCGGCGCAAGAAAGCTGGTGCCTACAGCCTACAGCAGAGCGAGCGGGCGTGAGAGAGCCGGCAAGCCGCAGTCATCGCCGGAAGGCCGGACGCAGACGCTGTTGCCTGATGGCCGCCTGTTGATCATCGGTGGAGAAGGGATTGATGGCCCGCTGGCATCAGCAGAAATCAAAGACCCGCGCGCCAATGAAGCTATTCCTCTTTCAGCACCGCTGCAATTCGCGCGCGCCTGGCATTCGGCAACGATGCTCCCGGACGGCAAGGTTTTTATCAGCGGCGGGGTCGGCACAGATGGCAAGCTAGTAGAGACGGTTGAGCTCTTCGACCCGACGACACAACGGTTTGATCTTTTACCTGCGACGAGCTTGATTGCGCGGGCGCATCACACGGCCACCCTGTTGACCGATGGGCGGGTGCTCATCGCCGGCGGCCTGTCTAAGAACGGTAAAGCAACTAACAAGCTTGAATTATGGGACTCGCAAACCGGGTCGGTTGAAACCTTGTCCGCGAAGCTCCTGAATGCACGCTATGGCCACACCGCGAGGCTGCTGGCCGATGGCAACGCCCTGCTATGGAGCGGCTTCAACAGTGCTGGCACGCCGCTGCAAAATGGCGAGCTATTCATGGCCGGCGACAGAGCCAAAGGCGTCACGGCGAACCGGGCCGCGAGTCATGCGGCGCGCATTGTCGCCGTTGATGCGCTGCCGGAATCTTCTAGCAATGACACGCCGCGCCTCGCCGCCTCATTGCCTGAGAATGGCGCTGCGGATGTGGCGCTCGATACGCGCATCGCTTTGCGCTTCTCGAAAGCACTACGAGTCGAGACCGTGAACGCCACTACGGTCACCCTTTCATCGCCGAGCGGCGCGGTCTCTGCGAAGATCATCCCGGCAGAAGGCGGGATGCTTGCCTTTGTGACTCCTGAAGCGCCGCTGCTGCCGGCCACGCTTTACACCCTGTCGATCAACGGCGCTACCGACAGCGCCGGCTCGCCGATCCAGCCCGTGTCCATACAGTTCGCCGCGGCGGCAGAGGAGAGGCCGCGCGATCACGTCTGGGTTCCGGGGGAAGCGGCTTTAAATGGCGATTGGACCAGCCACTACCCGCGTTCCAGTTGGCAAGACCTGCCGGCGTTTCAAGCGCCCACCGGGACCGGCATCACCGCGCTGTCGGGCCAGGTGCTGCGACTGGATGGCTGGCCGCTTGAGAAGGTGATCCTGCGGCTCGGCAACCAGACGACGACGACCGATCACACGGGGCGATTTATCCTGACGGGCGTGGCCGCCGGACGCGGCACGCTGATCGTCGACTGCCGCCCGGCCAGCACGCCTAAGGAGACCTATGGCTTCTTCATGATCGCCGTCGACGTGCCCAAGAGCGGCGTCACGAACGTCCTGCCCTATACGATCTGGATGCCGGCGCTCGACACCAAGCACGCGATTCACGTCCCGTCGCCGATTAAGAAAGAACTGGTCGCCGCCACGCCGCTGCTGCCGGGGCTTGAAGTACATATCCCGCCGAAGACGGTGCTGCGCGATGTCGACGGGCAGGTGGCGAGCTCGTTCACAATCACCCCGATTCCTCTGGATCGCGGCCCCTTCCCCGGGCCCGTAGGTGTGAAGTTCCCGATGTTCTTCACCCTGCAACTGGGCGGCACGACGGTCAGGGCCGAGGATGGCACGCTCAGTTCGGGGATGCGGCTGGTCTTTCCGAATTATGGCAAAGTGCCGGCGGGCACGCGCATTGACTTCTGGGGCTACGCGGCAGACGGAGTTGGCTGGTACACCTATGGCAAGGGCACGGTGAGCGCCGACGGCAAGCAGATCGTGCCCGACGCGGGGGTGACGATTCACCTGTTCACCTGCGCTTCAATCGGCGACCCGAATGAGCCGGATGGCCCGGTGCCAGGAGGTTCCCCTCTGGACGGTGATCCGGTTGACTTAGGTAGTGGGCTTTTTGTCTATACCCAGACTGACCTCGTATTGCCGGACATCATTCCCATCTCACTGACCCGTGTGTATCGTCCGAATGATCCGAAGTGGCGACCGTTCGGCAGCGGCACCCGCCACCCTTACGAGATGTTCCTGGTCGGTGACCAGACTAGCTATAGCTATGCGCAAGTCATCTTGCCGGATGGCGGCAAGGTCCGCTTCGACCGGGTATCTGCTGGGAGTGGCCCCGACGGTGCCATTATGGAGGCAACAACCACGCCCACAGCGTTTTATAAAGCTCTACTGACCTTCTATGGCGGGGCGCTGCCGCACTGGGACATCAAGCTGAGAGATGGCTCCGTCTACCGCTTCACCGCGGATGGCAGAGAGGTATCGCCGCTTGAGGCAATTATCGACCGCAATGGCAATAAGCTGTCGGTTGTGCGCATCAACGACTTCAACGGCATCTTACAGGGCCACAGGGTCAGCAGATTGGTAACACCTAATGGCCGGTGGGTAGAGTTCACATACGACGCCAATTACCACATCACACAAGCCAAAGACAATATCGGCAGGACGGTCAGCTATACGTATGATGCAAACGGCAGGTTAACACAGGTGACCAATGCCAACGGCGGTGTGACGCAATACACCTATGACGGCGCAAACCGAATATTAACTATCCGGGACGCACGAGGGACGCTCTATCTCACCAATGAATACGACACAAACGGAAGGGTAAGCAAGCAGACGCAGGCGGACGGCACAACGTACCAGTTCGCCTACACACTTGATGCCAA comes from the Blastocatellia bacterium genome and includes:
- a CDS encoding RHS repeat-associated core domain-containing protein; the encoded protein is MVPSPQLARDLAVSVSAGISTVAAKTMNLYAQLFSSFFTANAAVAHPETLADRLAYVSQLQINPRKFVGYVGQQVAFRALPLNASGETIQGVRFDWESSDTDKVQIDDAGYAHLLHPGLVRLTCHAGNVSASAPLLVRPGSRPRQTDLEWRLDQNALRPDGTDTIGQSNSSGEGVVAALLDHLAPTAEAQVMGGGGSSGDLIHDELWSDVRNLVGHPRNRAAESTRIGTVLPEGSNFNFAAPIISLGGRGIGANLALYYNSRVWSRRGNSVAFDAIGGWPAPGFSLGFGRIVTYEISAGLNPTCKYMLIDPDGTRHYLGSGSWAGSGYALGGPFETNDGSHIVYTGNGSHGGDLHYPDGTTASFTMVNNCLLPTSISDTNGNYVQIAYKPECFQVGTEEYCDVFAPMAIDYITDTMGRVIQFNYDSNYRLTSITAPGFGGSAQQPVTQTVVQFDYQTVTTGGTFSGLTVEHGTGGSITTLKHIYFPATGTGYIPSYSIYGQIISISGRRQMSIGWPNTIQDGVESNNVSFNYPTSGPLTDAPAFTLRTETAVSAPTSTYWYSRWEGQGYTVFIVLQPDGTYYTMGRYDPATAGYGGLLYYVQPQRTNGTPMHSTFYSYANDGGGEPQVVYVNDSDETGAGTLVGFAYDQYGNVTNKYDYGYQVNGQWLVRRRTRNIYKTDSSYVNAYMRGLVIENDIYDSMVNDSVPVAKTTYTYDDYQAMGGMEDYRDPDTGQLPPNPPGHLSWYNTALTVRGNVTGMTQWYDIANNLSYTHLRKIDVYGNIVKEQLSCCNEQTQMASQTYNWAVAEQVTKGSTSGAQLTYSKQYDFNTMAVKSATDPNQQTTVNAYDGVLRATSVSAPGGKIASAGYNDSGLSVTSTVTYDDGGTQKTITTTTDYDGWGRVIHETNIHGGQVNTTYDNMGRVASVSNPFAIGGSPSYWTNYSYDALGRQTTVTSPDNQMVQNTFSGNSVMVIDQVNRKIQRISDGLGRLVTINEQDAAGNVTQATNYTYDILNNLTQVNQGNQLRSYKYDALSRLTAEKIPEQGDPTQANQWTTTYTYTDFDQVATRTDARGVVTSYAYDTLNRLTQMSYNTVSGVMTAPTVTYNYDSYNGTTANGKLVRVAVGTDYEERYTFDSKFRIASTVRTIGTRSYTSGYSYNGADQMTQATYPSLRQLGFSYDNVGRLSSMSYMNNVTYDIAGHVNGDTLGNGVTEQFGYDPATMQMTSQNAGTVSPFTNRVNLSYIYNATTGGQFGVSTSTGNADQMVSASGTINGTTESASYTYDNYGRLVTSNQTSNGQTAQRRFAYDRWNNRTGVWDAVSGGTQIQSVSVQTASFPGTGSAPTNRVSAVNGTSYLYDPSGNVTYDGAHNYMYDSENRLVSVDGGATASYAYDHQNRRYKKVAGGSVTHYVWQGGQVLAEHNGSTGAVLVDYIYNGSQMIAKVVSGATSYFLSDRLSARLTLDASGNVVGRQGHLPFGEDFAESGSQSKIHLTTYERDGEKGTDYATNRHYSFADSKFMTPDPYRGSGQTSSPQSWNRYAYVLNDPINSTDPTGLTRCAIGLHNNGDVIQGFYRNESLGRVTGPVTTSEFYGYLLEVVFTWQETPVSGQGVILVYYQVQFHFEKNLTYFHKRKGGKREFDDQTGDIPNYGVFLQAVLIPGVGEAVALLYLPSVVARKYPDNPRFRLGYDAFHPVSFERFKYTFTGYDELHRERCRASIDLVFNYGIVSPDGSWDYRTTGLP